In Candidatus Endomicrobium procryptotermitis, the following proteins share a genomic window:
- a CDS encoding SH3 domain-containing protein: MKKAIHPLIFCFCIYLFLCSCMGKNADNIVKEIMICPAPTAFQDVGRMMKSPGYWISRLQNPDKVMLNTREIEAVNANTVGQSIYITDVQYFPEIYYRKNAAGIYTRSVDMFARYYDGHSKKRVGREHFFDMDKNIDYDLFNSTVTVSFAMTVKYAELRYLPSYEPLYSSLDTLDLDRMQVTQLDLASPVAILYATLDKEWYYAVSEIAEGWLNRDTIAFCRQDVIKDYKRWDRFAVIISPKADIYKNENMTEFFDYISMGTALPIAAIKGEIAEIRIPIAKQDGVLGFKKAYINLSDISVGYMKYNQRNVIQQAFKHLNSPYGWGGMNGEQDCSSFIRQIFACFGIKLPRNSAGQIQSAGIFAGEFEESEQEYLRSQKIIKNGIPGMTLLYFPGHIMLYVGSENGSPYIIHSIWGYGEETEKESKTYLINRVAITSMNIGEASKKGSLLQRVTLMKNIK, translated from the coding sequence GTGAAAAAAGCAATACATCCACTAATATTCTGCTTCTGCATATATCTTTTTTTATGTTCGTGCATGGGCAAAAATGCTGACAATATTGTAAAAGAAATTATGATATGCCCTGCGCCGACAGCTTTTCAAGATGTTGGCAGAATGATGAAAAGTCCGGGATATTGGATTTCAAGGCTTCAAAATCCAGACAAAGTAATGCTTAACACAAGAGAAATTGAAGCCGTAAATGCCAATACTGTTGGACAAAGCATATATATAACTGATGTACAATATTTTCCAGAAATATATTATCGTAAAAACGCCGCAGGAATTTATACTAGGTCTGTAGACATGTTCGCAAGATATTATGATGGACATTCGAAAAAACGCGTTGGGAGAGAGCATTTTTTCGATATGGACAAAAATATAGATTACGACCTTTTTAATTCTACGGTAACTGTAAGTTTTGCCATGACTGTAAAGTATGCGGAACTCAGATATCTTCCTTCTTATGAGCCGTTATATTCATCGCTTGACACTTTGGATTTAGACAGAATGCAGGTTACACAGCTTGATTTGGCGTCGCCAGTAGCCATTTTGTATGCTACTCTTGACAAAGAATGGTATTATGCAGTGTCAGAAATTGCAGAAGGCTGGCTGAACAGAGATACTATAGCTTTTTGCCGGCAGGACGTAATAAAAGATTATAAAAGATGGGATAGATTTGCTGTAATAATTTCCCCGAAAGCCGATATTTATAAAAATGAAAATATGACAGAATTTTTTGATTATATAAGTATGGGTACAGCTCTTCCAATAGCGGCCATCAAAGGTGAAATTGCCGAGATAAGAATTCCCATAGCGAAACAAGATGGTGTTTTAGGGTTTAAAAAGGCGTATATAAATCTTTCCGATATATCGGTCGGATATATGAAATATAATCAGAGAAACGTAATACAGCAGGCGTTTAAACATCTCAATTCTCCTTACGGATGGGGCGGAATGAATGGAGAACAGGATTGTTCGAGTTTTATAAGACAGATTTTTGCTTGTTTCGGAATCAAACTGCCGAGAAACTCTGCGGGACAAATACAATCTGCTGGAATTTTTGCGGGTGAGTTTGAAGAAAGTGAACAGGAATACCTGAGATCACAGAAAATTATAAAAAATGGAATTCCCGGCATGACGCTTTTATATTTTCCCGGACATATTATGCTTTATGTAGGCAGCGAAAATGGTAGTCCATATATAATTCATTCGATATGGGGTTACGGCGAAGAAACGGAAAAAGAGTCAAAAACGTATCTTATTAACAGAGTGGCGATTACTTCAATGAATATTGGCGAAGCTTCAAAAAAAGGTTCTCTGCTTCAAAGAGTAACGCTGATGAAAAACATAAAATGA
- the gcvPA gene encoding aminomethyl-transferring glycine dehydrogenase subunit GcvPA, producing the protein MEYISQNQKEKKEMLETLGIECEDELFDVIAAQLKAKELKISSGQSEQELVDVFKKLASKNKTLISFRGAGIYDHYIPALVGEITGRSDFRTAYTPYQAEASQGTLQSIFEYQSMISALTALDVSNASLYDGASATAEATMLALRASGKNKILISSALNPQYAQTVKTYLKNSKAEIVMLNLSCMGTIEKSSVEANLDENTAAVIVQSPNYFGIIEDMDTLSSTAKSGNALFIAVVNPISLGFFKAPGEYGADIAVGEGQALGNPMSFGGATFGFMSVKKAFEWKMPGRIAGQTVDKDGKRGFVLTLQSREQHIRREKATSNICTNAALNALAGCVYLSGWGNEGLKKLALTNIAKARYAFNKIKGIEGFSAKFENAVFFHEFVIKTEKDIKKITKMLIKNGFLPPLELSSYCKQYENCLLFCVTEQRTKEEIDRLAEILAKI; encoded by the coding sequence ATGGAATACATATCGCAAAATCAAAAAGAAAAAAAAGAAATGCTCGAAACTTTAGGCATAGAATGTGAAGATGAACTGTTTGATGTCATAGCCGCGCAGTTAAAAGCCAAAGAGTTAAAAATTTCCAGCGGACAAAGCGAACAGGAACTTGTAGATGTTTTCAAAAAACTTGCCTCAAAAAATAAAACCCTTATTTCTTTCAGGGGAGCGGGAATATACGACCATTACATCCCGGCTCTGGTAGGCGAAATCACCGGAAGAAGTGACTTTCGCACCGCATACACTCCATATCAGGCAGAAGCAAGCCAAGGAACTTTACAGTCGATATTCGAATATCAAAGTATGATAAGCGCTTTAACCGCTTTGGACGTTTCAAATGCTTCACTTTATGACGGCGCTTCAGCAACTGCTGAAGCTACGATGCTTGCATTAAGAGCGTCGGGAAAAAATAAAATTCTGATATCTTCAGCGCTTAACCCTCAGTATGCTCAAACTGTTAAAACTTATCTTAAAAATTCGAAAGCAGAAATCGTAATGCTTAATTTGTCCTGCATGGGCACCATAGAAAAAAGTTCAGTTGAGGCAAATCTGGATGAAAATACAGCGGCCGTTATCGTGCAATCGCCGAATTATTTCGGTATTATTGAAGATATGGACACGCTTTCTTCAACAGCAAAAAGCGGTAATGCTCTTTTTATCGCGGTTGTAAACCCTATTTCTTTGGGATTTTTTAAAGCTCCGGGCGAATACGGAGCCGATATTGCCGTAGGCGAAGGGCAAGCTTTGGGAAATCCGATGAGTTTTGGTGGTGCAACTTTTGGATTTATGTCTGTAAAAAAAGCTTTTGAATGGAAAATGCCGGGAAGAATTGCAGGACAGACCGTAGATAAAGATGGAAAAAGAGGTTTTGTCTTGACTTTACAGTCGAGAGAACAGCATATAAGAAGAGAAAAAGCCACCTCAAACATTTGTACCAATGCCGCTTTAAACGCTTTGGCTGGCTGTGTCTATTTGTCCGGATGGGGAAACGAAGGTTTAAAAAAACTTGCGCTGACAAATATTGCGAAAGCCAGATACGCTTTTAATAAAATCAAAGGAATCGAAGGTTTCAGTGCCAAATTTGAAAATGCTGTTTTCTTTCACGAATTTGTAATCAAAACAGAGAAAGACATAAAAAAAATCACTAAAATGCTTATTAAAAACGGCTTTTTGCCGCCTCTCGAATTATCTTCTTATTGCAAACAATATGAAAACTGCCTGCTGTTTTGTGTGACGGAACAAAGAACAAAAGAAGAAATAGACAGACTTGCCGAAATATTGGCAAAAATATAA
- the gcvH gene encoding glycine cleavage system protein GcvH — protein sequence MNIPQELRYTKTHEWIKVEGNKAKVGITDFAQHEITDIVHIELPENGKSAKKATPTAVIESVKSAFDIYSPVSGKIVEINEALLSSPETVNQSPYENGWLFTVEFVNEEELSDLLSAQDYQKLI from the coding sequence ATGAATATTCCACAGGAACTTAGGTACACAAAAACACACGAATGGATTAAAGTTGAAGGAAATAAGGCAAAAGTCGGCATTACCGATTTTGCTCAGCACGAAATAACTGATATTGTTCACATTGAACTTCCAGAAAATGGAAAAAGTGCAAAGAAAGCCACGCCGACTGCGGTGATAGAGTCGGTTAAATCGGCTTTTGACATATACTCTCCTGTAAGTGGCAAAATAGTCGAAATAAACGAAGCTCTTTTATCTTCTCCTGAAACTGTAAACCAGTCGCCTTATGAAAACGGCTGGCTGTTTACGGTTGAATTTGTCAATGAAGAAGAACTTTCGGATTTGTTAAGCGCACAAGACTATCAAAAACTTATATAA
- the gcvPB gene encoding aminomethyl-transferring glycine dehydrogenase subunit GcvPB, translated as MEKLLNEISSQGRSAFGVNCDVDFDVNIPENYKRNLDLGLPCIAESDLLRHFTNLSRKNFALSTTFYPLGSCTMKHNPLINEKIAGFDGFNQIHPLQPVETVQGALELIYNLEKDLCEISGMDYFSLQPSAGAQGEFAALLIISAYFKSIKQKRTKIIVPDSAHGTNPASAAYAGFEIVSLKSELDGSLSSAKLKEILTTDTAAIMLTVPNTLGIFEKEIQEISRIAHENGTLLYYDGANLNAVIGMLRPADIGFDIMHVNLHKTFSTPHGGGGPGAGPVGVKAFLEPFLPVPRIEKKDMKFFLNYKKARSIGKMRTFFGNFPVLVKAYAYIKALGANGLKNASTQAVLNANYMLAKLKDKIDVPAGNRCMHEFVLSLKSVLQNGIRTIDVAKRLLDYGYYAPTVYFPLIVEEAMMIEPAETESKETLDRFIETLNKIIFEESVNEPQKVKDAPVNTCVRRLNEVEAARKPILKWKNDSK; from the coding sequence ATGGAAAAACTTTTGAATGAAATATCTTCGCAGGGAAGGTCGGCTTTCGGCGTTAACTGCGATGTCGATTTTGATGTAAATATTCCTGAAAATTATAAAAGAAATTTAGATTTGGGACTTCCGTGCATTGCGGAAAGCGATTTGTTAAGACATTTTACAAATCTATCGCGCAAAAACTTTGCACTCAGCACTACTTTTTATCCGCTAGGCTCCTGCACAATGAAACACAATCCTTTAATAAACGAAAAAATTGCAGGCTTTGACGGCTTTAATCAAATACATCCTTTGCAGCCCGTGGAAACCGTTCAAGGAGCTTTGGAATTAATTTATAATCTTGAAAAAGATTTATGTGAAATTTCTGGAATGGATTATTTTTCATTACAACCATCAGCCGGCGCACAAGGAGAATTTGCCGCTCTTCTTATAATCTCCGCATATTTTAAGTCAATTAAACAAAAAAGAACAAAAATAATTGTCCCAGATTCAGCACATGGAACAAATCCTGCTTCTGCGGCTTATGCTGGCTTTGAAATAGTTTCTTTAAAATCCGAGTTGGACGGAAGTTTATCTTCCGCAAAATTAAAGGAGATTTTAACTACGGATACTGCGGCGATAATGCTTACCGTTCCCAACACGCTCGGTATTTTCGAAAAAGAAATACAGGAGATATCAAGAATTGCTCATGAAAATGGCACGCTTTTGTATTATGATGGCGCTAATTTAAACGCCGTTATTGGCATGTTGCGTCCGGCGGACATAGGTTTTGACATAATGCATGTAAATCTTCACAAAACCTTTTCTACACCTCATGGCGGAGGAGGTCCTGGAGCGGGTCCCGTGGGCGTAAAAGCATTTTTGGAGCCTTTTCTACCTGTTCCGAGAATTGAAAAAAAAGATATGAAATTTTTTTTAAATTATAAAAAAGCAAGAAGTATAGGTAAGATGAGAACTTTTTTTGGAAATTTTCCGGTTTTGGTAAAAGCTTATGCATATATCAAAGCGCTTGGTGCAAACGGACTTAAAAATGCTTCCACACAAGCTGTTTTAAACGCCAATTATATGCTCGCCAAACTTAAGGACAAAATAGACGTTCCTGCGGGGAACAGATGTATGCATGAATTCGTATTATCGCTGAAATCCGTTTTACAGAATGGCATAAGAACAATAGATGTTGCCAAAAGATTGCTTGATTACGGATATTATGCGCCTACCGTGTATTTTCCGTTAATAGTAGAAGAAGCCATGATGATAGAACCTGCGGAAACGGAATCAAAAGAAACTTTAGACAGGTTTATAGAAACTTTAAATAAAATAATTTTTGAAGAGTCCGTAAACGAACCTCAAAAAGTGAAAGATGCCCCTGTAAATACCTGCGTAAGAAGGCTTAATGAAGTTGAGGCGGCAAGAAAACCTATCCTGAAATGGAAAAATGATAGCAAGTAA
- a CDS encoding nitroreductase family protein, which yields MQGNIFNELIKERSSILLDIIKQRRSVRKFSQEPVSDNDIKTIIEAASMAPSATNSQNWRFIAVKTENKRKELVLAIEEQIEEYSSLIKSKRAYNEFNAYARFFTFFASAPLVIAVIKTPYTSFSMRIMRRYGISPEALEAADSHGPSAAVQNMLLAAHALGYGACWMTGPLIAKEKLEKVLNINSPHHLMALIPIGKTEMTPSVPKRKPIEEIFETV from the coding sequence ATGCAGGGAAATATTTTTAACGAGCTTATAAAAGAAAGAAGCAGCATACTTTTGGATATTATAAAGCAGCGCAGAAGCGTGAGAAAGTTCAGTCAGGAACCTGTAAGCGACAATGATATTAAAACCATAATTGAAGCCGCATCGATGGCGCCGTCGGCTACAAACAGCCAGAACTGGCGTTTTATTGCTGTAAAAACTGAAAATAAAAGAAAAGAGCTTGTGCTGGCCATAGAAGAACAGATTGAAGAGTATTCCTCTCTTATTAAGTCAAAAAGAGCGTACAATGAGTTTAACGCCTATGCTAGATTTTTTACTTTTTTTGCCAGTGCTCCTTTAGTTATTGCCGTAATCAAAACTCCATATACATCGTTTAGCATGAGAATTATGCGCAGATACGGCATATCTCCGGAAGCTTTGGAAGCAGCGGACTCGCATGGTCCTTCTGCGGCTGTACAGAATATGCTTCTTGCCGCACACGCTTTAGGTTATGGCGCATGCTGGATGACAGGCCCTCTTATTGCAAAAGAAAAACTTGAAAAAGTTTTAAATATTAATTCTCCGCACCATCTTATGGCATTGATTCCGATAGGAAAAACCGAAATGACTCCGTCAGTTCCCAAAAGAAAACCTATCGAGGAAATTTTTGAAACTGTTTAA
- the nadC gene encoding carboxylating nicotinate-nucleotide diphosphorylase translates to MNNTRTLIKLALEEDGVFNDITTKSLIPKDKKAKAVLIANRHGILCGVDIFAEVFKTIDKKCVVYPKKKDCSEIKRGDRILEIEGQAYAILAGERTALNFLQHMSGIATLTNKFVNASKNGKTKIYDTRKTLPGYRELAKYAVVCGGGINHRMGLYDMILIKDNHLSLTKYLPEKTKQLRKIYKKTLIEVECENISQVKHALEAEADIIMLDNTGLAKTKKMIGIIRKNSSKDYNPEIEISGGINLKTIKKFARLGAERISIGTITHSAPALDITLEITIS, encoded by the coding sequence ATGAATAATACGAGAACCTTAATAAAACTTGCACTTGAAGAAGACGGCGTTTTTAATGATATAACAACGAAATCTTTAATTCCAAAAGATAAAAAAGCAAAGGCCGTACTTATCGCAAATAGGCATGGAATATTGTGCGGAGTTGATATTTTTGCCGAAGTTTTTAAAACCATAGACAAAAAATGCGTCGTATATCCTAAAAAAAAAGATTGTTCAGAAATAAAAAGAGGCGACCGCATACTTGAAATAGAAGGGCAGGCTTATGCCATTTTAGCAGGCGAAAGAACGGCTCTAAATTTTTTGCAGCATATGTCGGGAATAGCGACTTTGACAAACAAATTTGTAAATGCTTCTAAAAATGGAAAAACAAAAATTTACGATACTAGAAAAACGCTTCCAGGGTACAGAGAACTTGCAAAATATGCTGTAGTATGCGGCGGCGGCATAAATCACAGGATGGGACTTTATGATATGATTTTGATAAAAGACAATCATTTATCACTCACAAAGTACCTGCCGGAAAAAACAAAACAGCTAAGAAAAATTTATAAAAAAACCCTTATTGAAGTCGAATGCGAGAATATTTCACAGGTGAAACATGCGCTCGAAGCCGAAGCGGACATAATAATGCTTGACAACACAGGACTTGCAAAAACGAAAAAGATGATAGGAATAATAAGAAAAAATTCTTCAAAAGACTACAACCCCGAGATTGAAATATCAGGCGGTATAAATCTTAAAACAATTAAAAAGTTTGCCAGGTTGGGTGCAGAAAGAATTTCGATAGGGACAATAACCCACTCGGCGCCTGCCTTAGATATTACTTTAGAAATAACTATCAGTTAG
- a CDS encoding riboflavin synthase, with protein sequence MFTGLIEDLGCVKRISSSQIAIDTKLDGISTGDSIAVNGVCLTAVSVKKGGFTADYSPQTDKVTILSFLKVNEIVNLERALTLLSRIAGHIVTGHVDGTGKIEIVEKQNRFYRILVSLDAKCAAHCVDKGSVAIDGISLTIAKVENSNIELFVIPETFNNTVLKFKKAGSLVNIETDILAKYVERFTKDNNSKGISLEMLKGNEFI encoded by the coding sequence ATGTTTACAGGATTAATTGAAGATTTGGGCTGTGTAAAACGAATATCATCTTCGCAAATCGCGATAGATACGAAACTTGATGGCATTTCGACAGGCGACAGCATTGCCGTTAACGGCGTTTGTCTTACGGCTGTCTCAGTTAAAAAAGGTGGTTTTACAGCGGATTACAGCCCTCAGACGGATAAAGTTACGATTCTTTCATTTCTTAAAGTTAATGAAATTGTAAACCTTGAAAGAGCTTTAACGCTTTTGTCAAGAATAGCGGGACATATAGTAACCGGACATGTTGATGGAACGGGTAAAATAGAAATTGTGGAAAAGCAGAATCGTTTTTACAGAATTTTGGTTTCCCTTGATGCAAAATGTGCAGCTCATTGTGTTGACAAAGGTTCTGTAGCTATTGACGGAATTAGTCTTACAATCGCGAAGGTTGAGAACTCAAATATAGAACTGTTTGTGATACCGGAAACTTTTAACAATACGGTTCTTAAATTCAAAAAAGCGGGCAGTTTGGTAAATATAGAGACCGACATTTTAGCTAAATATGTAGAAAGATTTACTAAAGATAATAATTCAAAAGGCATCTCTTTGGAGATGCTGAAAGGAAACGAGTTTATTTAA
- a CDS encoding biotin--[acetyl-CoA-carboxylase] ligase has translation MKILEILSDEKYISGNKISAALGISRAAVHKQIRKLIKGGFIIKSSVKGYKLIKSVLPFKAEDVIKKFLSPTRICKKILHFRRTASTQTKLKNLAQKGEPEGTIVTANEQTSSYGRMQRKWISCSGGLWFSMLLKPKISPDCAAYISLLIALALNRILKRNYAVKTKIKWPNDILVEDKKIAGIIVEMSAEQDMVNWIVAGVGINIYNSLPEDLPQAASLGSMVKKSIDRTKIMSAFLMEFDKIYNDFCSSGFGRFCEEYNKNQEFLNENIIIDTGFGIIKGVNRGISGDGKLIIENEKGFEIIISGTLRRSV, from the coding sequence ATGAAAATTCTTGAAATTCTTTCCGACGAAAAATATATTTCTGGAAACAAAATCAGTGCGGCTTTAGGCATATCGAGAGCCGCCGTACATAAACAAATAAGAAAACTGATAAAGGGCGGTTTTATAATAAAATCGTCAGTGAAAGGTTATAAATTGATAAAAAGTGTGCTGCCGTTTAAAGCGGAAGATGTTATTAAGAAATTTTTGTCGCCTACCAGAATATGTAAAAAAATACTACATTTTAGAAGAACTGCTTCCACGCAGACAAAACTTAAAAATCTTGCACAAAAAGGCGAACCGGAAGGAACAATCGTAACTGCAAACGAGCAGACTTCTTCTTATGGGAGAATGCAGAGAAAGTGGATTTCCTGCTCCGGTGGACTTTGGTTTTCTATGCTTCTAAAACCAAAAATATCTCCTGATTGTGCAGCATATATTTCTCTTTTAATCGCTTTGGCTTTGAACAGAATTTTAAAAAGAAATTATGCGGTTAAAACAAAAATCAAATGGCCGAATGATATTCTTGTTGAAGATAAAAAAATAGCCGGAATAATAGTTGAGATGTCCGCTGAACAGGATATGGTAAATTGGATTGTGGCCGGTGTGGGTATAAATATTTATAATTCTCTACCGGAAGATTTGCCGCAAGCCGCTTCTTTGGGCAGCATGGTTAAAAAAAGTATTGACAGAACAAAAATTATGTCCGCATTTTTAATGGAATTTGATAAAATTTATAATGATTTTTGCAGTTCTGGTTTTGGAAGATTTTGTGAAGAATATAATAAAAATCAGGAATTTTTGAATGAAAACATAATAATTGATACAGGATTTGGTATAATTAAAGGTGTTAACAGAGGAATAAGTGGTGATGGAAAACTTATTATTGAAAATGAAAAAGGTTTTGAAATAATAATTTCAGGAACTCTCAGAAGGAGCGTATGA
- the ribE gene encoding 6,7-dimethyl-8-ribityllumazine synthase, whose translation MKIINGQLNAAGKKFAIVASRFNEFITHKLIDGAEDMLKRHGTADNDIYLFWVPGAFEIPSAAKKISESGKYDAVICLGCVIRGATPHFDYVSAEVSKGVSVVGIHSKVPVIFGVLTTDNIEQAIERAGSKAGNKGATAAMSAIETVSLYSQI comes from the coding sequence ATGAAAATCATCAACGGTCAGTTAAACGCGGCAGGCAAAAAATTTGCCATAGTCGCGTCAAGATTTAACGAGTTTATAACGCATAAACTTATTGATGGCGCAGAAGATATGCTTAAAAGACATGGAACCGCCGACAATGACATTTATTTGTTTTGGGTTCCTGGAGCTTTTGAAATTCCGTCGGCTGCAAAAAAGATCTCAGAAAGTGGAAAATATGACGCTGTAATATGCCTCGGCTGCGTTATCAGAGGTGCCACACCTCATTTCGATTATGTCTCTGCTGAAGTTTCAAAAGGCGTTTCCGTCGTGGGAATACACAGCAAAGTTCCAGTAATTTTCGGAGTTTTAACTACCGATAACATAGAACAGGCAATCGAACGCGCCGGGAGCAAAGCAGGAAATAAAGGTGCAACCGCCGCAATGAGCGCAATCGAAACAGTCAGCCTTTATTCTCAGATTTAA
- a CDS encoding bifunctional 3,4-dihydroxy-2-butanone-4-phosphate synthase/GTP cyclohydrolase II — protein sequence MIKSDKKNFSKVESVLKDIKKGKMAVVVDDPGRENEGDLFCAAEKVTPEIINFMTKHARGLICVPMKSNQLEKLKIENMVDKPTEKKGCSFTVSVDYRIGTTTGISAYDRAVTVKKLIDRTSKHEDFARPGHIFPLRYKEGGVLVRTGHTEAAVDIAKLAGLYPAGVICEIMNDDGTMSRMPDLIKFARRHKLEIITIEDLIYYRRKTEKLVKEVVAVDLPTKYGDFKSVLFEDSVTKEVHLAIIKGDVKGKKDVLVRVHSSCETGDVFHSLRCDCGDQLEAALRAIEKAGRGVVLYMHQEGRGIGLKNKLKAYYLQQQGMDTVEANVALGFAPDLRDYGIGAQILSELGIKSINLMTNNPRKIVGLEGYGLKISKRVSVEISPTNSNKIYLKTKKEKMGHILKTV from the coding sequence ATGATTAAATCAGACAAAAAAAATTTTTCAAAAGTTGAAAGCGTTTTAAAGGATATAAAAAAAGGGAAAATGGCGGTAGTAGTTGATGATCCCGGACGTGAAAACGAAGGCGATTTGTTTTGCGCTGCGGAAAAAGTCACTCCGGAAATTATTAATTTTATGACAAAACACGCCAGAGGGCTTATCTGCGTTCCGATGAAAAGTAATCAGTTGGAAAAACTTAAAATAGAAAATATGGTTGACAAGCCTACCGAAAAAAAAGGCTGCTCATTTACAGTTTCTGTAGATTACCGCATAGGCACGACTACAGGAATTTCCGCTTATGACAGAGCTGTAACTGTAAAAAAGCTTATTGATAGAACCTCAAAACATGAAGACTTTGCCCGTCCTGGTCATATTTTTCCTTTACGTTACAAAGAAGGCGGCGTGCTTGTGCGCACGGGGCATACGGAAGCGGCGGTTGACATTGCAAAACTTGCAGGACTTTATCCAGCAGGCGTAATATGTGAGATAATGAACGATGATGGCACAATGTCGAGAATGCCAGATCTTATTAAATTTGCCAGAAGACATAAACTTGAAATTATTACTATAGAAGATTTAATTTATTACAGAAGAAAAACCGAAAAACTTGTAAAAGAAGTCGTCGCCGTAGATTTGCCTACAAAGTATGGAGATTTCAAATCCGTTCTTTTTGAGGATTCCGTGACAAAGGAGGTTCATTTGGCGATTATAAAAGGCGATGTCAAAGGTAAAAAAGACGTTTTGGTAAGGGTACACTCTTCATGTGAAACCGGAGACGTATTCCATTCGCTTAGATGCGATTGTGGGGATCAGCTTGAAGCCGCTTTGCGTGCAATCGAAAAAGCAGGACGAGGCGTGGTTTTGTATATGCATCAGGAAGGAAGAGGCATAGGACTTAAAAATAAATTGAAAGCTTATTATCTGCAGCAGCAGGGAATGGATACGGTTGAAGCGAATGTCGCTTTGGGTTTTGCTCCAGATTTGCGCGATTATGGAATCGGAGCGCAGATTTTGTCAGAACTCGGCATAAAAAGCATAAATCTTATGACGAACAATCCGAGAAAAATAGTCGGCCTTGAGGGGTATGGTTTAAAAATATCAAAAAGAGTTTCCGTAGAAATATCTCCGACAAACTCAAATAAAATATATCTTAAAACAAAAAAAGAGAAAATGGGACATATTTTAAAAACAGTTTGA